A window of the Amycolatopsis solani genome harbors these coding sequences:
- a CDS encoding RDD family protein yields MTDPYGQQPFGQQPGGQQPFGQPGPTPYGQPAPFGQPAPFGQGAPFGPPRTYASWGQRALGWLVDFGPVVLLYLIVIPASFAGGDAGSLLAVIGGLAWLGWTIYNRWIQQGNTGQSLGKRVAKIKLVREDTGQPVGAGMAFVRDLAHFVDNVLCYVGWLWPLWDDKSQTLSDKIVGTVVVPADAVAAPSPFGQPGAQPFAGGYPSPSGGFDQPQSAPGGFGQPQPGGFPQQPPSGGFGQPQPGGFPQQPQPGGFDQQPQPGGFGQPPQSGGFPQAPAPGGFGQPQPPSGGFPQPGQPLAPPPGGSAFDEQAERTQMLRPDAGGTPAGGTPAFDEQAERTQMLRPEKQDEAEQTRKIDPGQFGQH; encoded by the coding sequence ATGACCGATCCCTACGGCCAGCAGCCGTTCGGGCAGCAGCCCGGTGGCCAGCAGCCGTTCGGACAGCCGGGGCCGACGCCGTACGGCCAGCCCGCGCCGTTCGGGCAGCCGGCGCCGTTCGGGCAAGGCGCTCCCTTCGGCCCGCCGCGGACCTACGCGAGCTGGGGCCAGCGCGCCCTCGGCTGGCTCGTCGACTTCGGACCCGTCGTCCTGCTGTACCTGATCGTCATCCCCGCGTCGTTCGCCGGCGGGGACGCCGGCTCGCTCCTGGCCGTGATCGGAGGGCTCGCCTGGCTCGGCTGGACCATCTACAACCGGTGGATCCAGCAGGGCAACACCGGGCAGTCGCTGGGCAAGCGGGTCGCGAAGATCAAGCTGGTCCGCGAGGACACCGGGCAGCCGGTCGGCGCGGGCATGGCCTTCGTGCGCGACTTGGCCCACTTCGTCGACAACGTCCTCTGCTACGTCGGCTGGCTGTGGCCGCTGTGGGACGACAAGTCCCAGACGCTCTCCGACAAGATCGTCGGCACGGTCGTCGTGCCGGCCGACGCCGTCGCCGCCCCCTCGCCCTTCGGCCAGCCGGGCGCGCAACCGTTCGCGGGTGGCTACCCGTCGCCCTCCGGCGGCTTCGACCAGCCGCAGTCGGCGCCGGGTGGCTTCGGCCAGCCGCAGCCCGGGGGTTTCCCGCAGCAGCCGCCATCCGGCGGGTTCGGCCAGCCGCAGCCGGGTGGCTTCCCGCAGCAGCCGCAGCCCGGCGGGTTCGACCAGCAGCCGCAGCCGGGCGGGTTCGGGCAGCCGCCGCAGTCCGGTGGCTTCCCGCAGGCGCCCGCGCCGGGCGGGTTCGGCCAGCCGCAGCCGCCTTCGGGTGGTTTCCCGCAGCCGGGTCAGCCGCTCGCGCCGCCGCCGGGCGGGTCCGCGTTCGACGAGCAGGCCGAGCGCACGCAGATGCTGCGCCCCGACGCCGGGGGCACACCCGCCGGCGGCACGCCCGCGTTCGACGAGCAGGCCGAGCGCACCCAGATGCTGCGTCCCGAGAAGCAGGACGAGGCCGAGCAGACCCGCAAGATCGACCCGGGCCAGTTCGGCCAGCACTAG
- a CDS encoding CD225/dispanin family protein has product MTNPYGQQQPYGQQPQQPGYGPPSGGMPAPYGQPAPYGQPAPYGQPPTGGFGAPGYGGMPGGGGDINQIKDYKGWAIGCIFLFWILAIFAIMKSNEVQTYKMQGNYAMAEQASKTTKTLCLIATIIGGLSCVTVIIVWIIALAAASSVSYCTGYYC; this is encoded by the coding sequence ATGACCAATCCCTACGGCCAGCAGCAGCCCTACGGCCAGCAGCCGCAGCAGCCGGGTTACGGCCCGCCGTCCGGTGGCATGCCCGCGCCCTACGGCCAGCCTGCGCCGTACGGCCAGCCCGCTCCGTACGGCCAGCCGCCCACCGGTGGGTTCGGCGCCCCCGGCTACGGCGGCATGCCCGGCGGTGGTGGCGACATCAACCAGATCAAGGACTACAAGGGCTGGGCGATCGGCTGCATCTTCCTCTTCTGGATCCTCGCGATCTTCGCGATCATGAAGTCCAACGAGGTCCAGACGTACAAGATGCAGGGCAACTACGCGATGGCGGAGCAGGCGTCGAAGACGACCAAGACGCTCTGCCTGATCGCCACCATCATCGGTGGGCTCAGCTGCGTGACCGTGATCATCGTCTGGATCATCGCGCTCGCCGCGGCCTCCAGCGTCAGCTACTGCACGGGCTACTACTGCTGA
- the recO gene encoding DNA repair protein RecO: MVNLYRDTGVVLRTHKLGEADRIVTLLTRRHGKVRAVAKGVRRTSSRFGARLEPFGHVDVQFYTGRTLDVITQVETVDAFQLPLVADYQRYTAASAIAETADRLSAEEGEPVLKLYLLVCGALRSLAAGERDASLVLDAFFLRAMSYAGWAPALTECARCGLPGPHVAFSVAAGGSMCQDCRIPGCVHPAPEVLDLLTALLHGEWPLAESTLPGTRRDASGLVAAHLQWHLERQLRSLPLVERRAREAAVSSGASPRAPERQAVPGQ; the protein is encoded by the coding sequence GTGGTGAACCTCTACCGCGACACCGGGGTGGTGTTGCGCACGCACAAGCTGGGTGAAGCCGACCGGATCGTCACCCTGCTGACCCGGCGGCACGGCAAGGTCCGCGCCGTCGCGAAGGGCGTGCGGCGGACGTCGTCCCGCTTCGGGGCCCGGCTGGAGCCGTTCGGCCACGTCGACGTGCAGTTCTACACCGGGCGCACGCTCGACGTGATCACGCAGGTCGAGACCGTCGACGCGTTCCAGCTGCCGCTGGTCGCCGACTACCAGCGCTACACCGCGGCCAGCGCGATCGCCGAAACCGCGGACCGGCTCTCGGCCGAAGAGGGCGAACCGGTGCTCAAGCTCTACCTCCTCGTCTGCGGCGCGCTGCGGTCCCTCGCCGCCGGGGAGCGTGACGCGTCCCTCGTGCTCGACGCGTTCTTCCTCCGCGCGATGTCCTACGCCGGCTGGGCGCCCGCGCTCACCGAGTGCGCCCGCTGCGGCCTGCCGGGCCCGCACGTCGCGTTCAGCGTCGCCGCGGGCGGCTCGATGTGCCAGGACTGCCGGATCCCCGGCTGCGTGCACCCCGCGCCCGAGGTCCTCGACCTGCTCACCGCCCTCCTGCACGGCGAATGGCCGCTGGCCGAGTCGACCCTGCCCGGCACCCGCCGGGACGCCAGCGGCCTGGTCGCTGCCCACCTGCAGTGGCACCTGGAGCGTCAGCTCCGGTCGCTTCCGTTGGTCGAGCGACGTGCCCGGGAAGCGGCGGTGTCCTCCGGGGCTTCGCCCCGAGCCCCCGAAAGACAGGCGGTGCCCGGGCAGTAG
- a CDS encoding isoprenyl transferase — translation MLRRGRENKASRYELRAPDPHPSGAVPPEIPRELVPKHVALVMDGNGRWANQRGLPRIEGHKRGEAVMIDVAAGAVEIGVKWLSVYAFSTENWKRSPEEVRFLMGFNRDTIRRQVDYLGSIGVRIRWAGRRPKLWASVIKELQAAEEKTKHNTALNMTMCVNYGGRAELGDAMQRIARDVADGKLDPGKVTEKTIGKYLYQPDMPDVDLFLRPSGEQRTSNFLLWQSAYAEMVYQDTLFPDFDRTHLWRACLEFAKRDRRFGGAVDQAASS, via the coding sequence GTGCTGCGCAGGGGACGCGAGAACAAGGCGTCGCGGTACGAGCTGCGTGCCCCGGATCCGCACCCCTCGGGCGCGGTGCCGCCGGAAATCCCGCGCGAGCTGGTCCCGAAGCACGTCGCACTGGTCATGGACGGCAACGGCCGCTGGGCCAACCAGCGCGGCCTGCCCCGGATCGAAGGCCACAAGCGCGGCGAAGCGGTGATGATCGACGTCGCCGCCGGCGCCGTCGAAATCGGCGTCAAGTGGCTCTCGGTGTACGCGTTCTCGACGGAGAACTGGAAGCGCAGCCCCGAAGAGGTGCGGTTCCTGATGGGCTTCAACCGCGACACCATCCGCCGCCAGGTCGACTACCTCGGCTCGATCGGCGTGCGCATCCGGTGGGCGGGCCGCCGTCCCAAGCTGTGGGCTTCGGTGATCAAGGAGCTGCAGGCGGCCGAGGAGAAGACCAAGCACAACACGGCGCTGAACATGACGATGTGCGTCAACTACGGCGGCCGCGCCGAGCTGGGCGACGCGATGCAGCGGATCGCTCGCGACGTCGCGGACGGCAAGCTCGACCCGGGCAAGGTCACCGAGAAGACCATCGGGAAGTACCTGTACCAGCCGGACATGCCCGACGTGGACCTGTTCCTGCGGCCTTCGGGGGAGCAGCGGACGTCGAACTTCCTGCTGTGGCAGTCCGCGTACGCCGAGATGGTCTACCAGGACACGCTGTTCCCGGACTTCGACCGGACGCACCTGTGGCGGGCCTGCCTGGAGTTCGCGAAGCGGGATCGCCGCTTCGGCGGCGCCGTCGACCAGGCGGCTTCCTCGTGA
- a CDS encoding YbjN domain-containing protein, which produces MSATEAAETGELLTQAKEALERYLEVRVDDDGALTFSHGDVPCVIQATRLGEGLTVLSLTCVVAWDLADGPELSIAVAERAGQGLFGTLGVGHTDSGVDVTLRYAFPAAGLDAAALGTLLMLVVSTASQLRTDLPGIGSAG; this is translated from the coding sequence GTGAGCGCGACCGAGGCGGCGGAGACCGGGGAGCTGCTGACGCAGGCGAAGGAAGCGCTCGAGCGGTACCTCGAGGTCCGCGTCGACGACGACGGCGCGCTGACGTTCTCCCACGGCGACGTCCCGTGCGTCATCCAGGCGACCCGGCTCGGCGAGGGGCTCACCGTGCTCTCGCTGACCTGCGTGGTCGCCTGGGACTTGGCGGACGGACCGGAGCTGTCGATCGCGGTCGCCGAGCGGGCGGGGCAGGGGCTGTTCGGGACGCTCGGCGTCGGGCACACCGACTCCGGGGTCGATGTGACGCTGCGGTACGCGTTCCCGGCCGCGGGCCTGGACGCGGCGGCGCTGGGGACGTTGCTCATGCTGGTCGTGTCGACGGCCTCGCAGCTGCGGACGGATTTGCCGGGTATCGGGTCCGCCGGGTAA
- a CDS encoding permease translates to MVSTSGTEPGRRVRRFRISSVEVLCAILLIAILGQGWLQQLFDVPALRTGSTVFVAVCVQALPFLVLGVLISGAIAAFVPARVLEKVLPRRPGAAVGVAGLAGVALPGCECASVPVARRLMGQGVAPAAALTFLLAAPAVNPVVLVATAVAFPGKPEMVLARFAGSLATAVVMGWLWARWGKLEWITARALRRLPEVPSGQRWRVFAETARTDLVEAGGFLVLGALISSALNVLVPAKWFGVLGDQLVLGVLVMAVLAVVLALCSEADAFVAASLTALPLLPKLVFLVVGPAVDVKLFALQAGTFGKSFAIRFAPATFAVATACAVAAGVLVGVS, encoded by the coding sequence ATCGTTTCCACTTCCGGCACCGAGCCCGGCCGGCGCGTGCGCCGCTTCCGGATCAGCTCGGTCGAGGTGCTGTGCGCGATCCTGCTCATCGCGATCCTCGGCCAGGGCTGGCTGCAGCAGCTGTTCGACGTGCCCGCGCTGCGCACCGGCTCGACCGTGTTCGTCGCCGTCTGCGTGCAGGCGCTGCCGTTCCTGGTGCTGGGAGTGCTGATCAGCGGGGCCATCGCGGCGTTCGTGCCCGCCCGCGTGCTGGAGAAGGTGCTGCCCCGCCGTCCCGGTGCGGCGGTCGGCGTGGCCGGCCTGGCCGGGGTCGCGCTGCCGGGCTGCGAGTGCGCGTCGGTACCGGTCGCGCGCCGGCTGATGGGGCAGGGCGTGGCCCCGGCCGCGGCGCTGACGTTCCTGCTGGCGGCGCCGGCGGTGAACCCGGTGGTGCTGGTGGCCACCGCGGTCGCGTTCCCCGGCAAGCCGGAGATGGTACTGGCCCGCTTCGCCGGCTCGCTGGCGACAGCGGTGGTGATGGGCTGGCTGTGGGCCCGCTGGGGCAAGCTCGAGTGGATCACCGCCCGTGCGCTGCGCCGCCTCCCGGAGGTGCCGAGCGGACAGCGGTGGCGGGTGTTCGCCGAGACGGCCCGCACGGACCTGGTGGAGGCGGGCGGCTTCCTGGTGCTGGGCGCGCTGATCTCGTCGGCGCTGAACGTGCTGGTCCCGGCGAAGTGGTTCGGCGTATTGGGCGACCAGCTGGTGCTCGGCGTGCTGGTGATGGCGGTGCTCGCGGTGGTGCTGGCGCTCTGCAGCGAGGCGGACGCCTTCGTGGCCGCGTCCCTGACGGCGTTGCCACTGCTGCCGAAGCTGGTGTTCCTGGTCGTCGGCCCGGCGGTGGACGTCAAGCTGTTCGCGCTGCAGGCGGGCACGTTCGGCAAGTCGTTCGCGATCCGCTTCGCCCCGGCAACGTTCGCGGTGGCCACAGCCTGCGCGGTCGCCGCCGGCGTCCTGGTGGGAGTGTCGTGA
- a CDS encoding TIGR03943 family putative permease subunit, translated as MKRETQNILLLLLGGALIKIAVNGDYLRYVKPAQQPWIITGGAVMVLLGAVAIVRDLLSARAGATPEEFSAAPVDDHAHSAPPAGRGAALGASAAPDRLPAPDRSATSAAPDHPVAPADGHGHAHSARPAWLLLVPVLAVFLVAPPALGADSVIRTEARVPASAAAANAASFPPLPAGDPVPLAVNEFVSRAGWDAAGTLNGRTVALTGFVVHTDGGTLLARLVISCCAADAFPVTVRLRGGEADHLASDAWIRVTGQVVPGTATRTNSYTPDLTPASLATVPAPKDPYEY; from the coding sequence GTGAAGCGCGAGACGCAGAACATCCTGCTGCTGTTGCTGGGCGGCGCCCTGATCAAGATCGCGGTCAACGGCGACTACTTGAGGTACGTGAAACCGGCCCAGCAACCCTGGATCATCACCGGCGGCGCGGTGATGGTGCTCCTGGGAGCGGTCGCGATCGTGCGCGACCTCCTGTCCGCCCGCGCCGGCGCAACCCCGGAGGAGTTCTCGGCCGCCCCGGTCGACGACCACGCCCACTCGGCCCCTCCGGCCGGGCGAGGTGCGGCCCTGGGCGCGTCGGCCGCGCCAGACCGCCTGCCCGCGCCGGACCGCTCGGCCACGTCGGCCGCGCCAGACCACCCAGTCGCCCCGGCCGACGGTCACGGTCATGCCCACTCGGCCCGCCCGGCCTGGCTGCTGCTGGTCCCGGTCCTAGCCGTGTTCCTGGTGGCACCCCCAGCCCTAGGCGCGGACTCGGTGATCCGCACGGAAGCGAGGGTCCCGGCCAGCGCGGCAGCAGCCAACGCGGCCTCCTTCCCACCCCTCCCGGCGGGCGACCCGGTTCCCCTCGCGGTCAACGAGTTCGTCAGCCGAGCAGGCTGGGACGCGGCAGGCACCTTGAACGGCCGCACCGTCGCCCTGACCGGGTTCGTCGTCCACACCGACGGCGGCACCCTGCTGGCCCGCCTGGTGATCAGCTGCTGCGCGGCCGACGCGTTCCCGGTGACGGTCCGCCTCCGCGGCGGCGAAGCCGACCACCTGGCGAGCGACGCGTGGATCCGCGTGACGGGCCAGGTGGTCCCCGGCACCGCCACGAGGACCAACAGCTACACGCCCGACTTAACCCCGGCCTCGCTGGCGACGGTCCCGGCCCCGAAGGATCCTTACGAGTACTGA
- a CDS encoding Fur family transcriptional regulator, which translates to MNPAAPRSQAPVPGRRSTRQRAAVVELLSTVDDFRSAQELHDELRKRGDGIGLTTVYRTLQSLSEAGEIDVLRTDSGEAIYRRCSAHHHHHLVCRVCGRTVEVEGPAVERWAEKIASEHGFSEISHTVEITGTCAEH; encoded by the coding sequence ATGAACCCCGCCGCGCCGCGCAGCCAGGCCCCGGTGCCCGGGCGCCGATCGACCCGCCAGCGAGCCGCGGTCGTCGAGCTGCTGAGCACCGTCGACGACTTCCGCTCCGCCCAGGAACTGCATGACGAGCTGCGCAAACGCGGCGACGGCATCGGCCTGACGACGGTGTACCGCACCCTGCAGTCACTGTCGGAGGCCGGCGAGATCGACGTGCTGCGCACGGACTCGGGCGAGGCGATCTACCGGCGGTGTTCGGCGCACCACCACCATCACCTGGTGTGCCGGGTGTGCGGGCGGACGGTGGAGGTCGAGGGACCGGCGGTCGAGCGGTGGGCGGAGAAGATCGCGAGCGAGCACGGCTTTTCGGAGATCTCGCACACGGTGGAGATCACCGGCACCTGCGCGGAGCACTGA
- a CDS encoding ArsR/SmtB family transcription factor gives MATVTGSGAQPGLAECAPGPAPVHPSPSVLTDAGDLLRALAAPVRIAIVLQLRAADRCVHELVDALDVAQPLISQHLRVLKTAGVVQGERRGREVVYRLADDHLAHIVVDAVAHVQEGK, from the coding sequence ATGGCGACGGTGACCGGGAGTGGTGCCCAGCCGGGTCTCGCGGAGTGCGCGCCGGGTCCGGCGCCGGTGCACCCGTCACCGTCGGTACTGACGGACGCGGGCGACCTGCTGCGCGCGCTGGCCGCGCCGGTCCGGATCGCGATCGTGCTGCAGCTGCGGGCCGCCGACCGGTGCGTGCACGAGCTGGTGGACGCCCTCGACGTCGCGCAGCCGCTGATCAGCCAGCACCTGCGGGTGCTGAAGACCGCCGGGGTGGTGCAGGGCGAACGCCGCGGCCGCGAGGTCGTCTACCGGCTCGCCGACGACCACCTGGCGCACATCGTGGTCGACGCCGTCGCCCACGTGCAGGAAGGAAAGTGA